The following proteins come from a genomic window of Anopheles ziemanni chromosome 3, idAnoZiCoDA_A2_x.2, whole genome shotgun sequence:
- the LOC131284915 gene encoding chymotrypsin-1-like, whose amino-acid sequence MVPIRLVGAGVILLTIGCFTAFANADDSKIVGGTTAQERIPYQISLQVLVNSFFGFGPKKWMHNCGGSIVNEYYVVTAAHCLDGMELNRMSIVAGTNDLRNDSSKGTRYFLESYMIHPDYIELNRSDIGVMRTKQQITFDQNVQPIRYSSDFVGGGVTCLLTGWGYTMPIRIGQTPKDLQEAELTTITNDQCRERGMPVNPTEICTFTRVGQGACGGDSGGPLVCNNQLSGVVSYGTRYCGIGVPDVYTRVSEFDTWIQENTQVDSTQSDTPPAEGS is encoded by the exons ATGGTTCCGATCAGACTCGTAGGCGCCGGAGTGATTCTTCTGACGATAGGATGTTTTACGGCATTCGCGAACG CGGATGACTCCAAAATTGTCGGTGGCACCACGGCCCAGGAGCGTATCCCGTACCAGATCTCCCTTCAGGTGCTGGTCAACTCGTTCTTCGGCTTTGGACCGAAGAAATGGATGCACAACTGTGGCGGCTCGATCGTGAACGAGTACTACGTTGTGACGGCAGCCCATTGCCTGGACGGCATGGAGCTAAACCGGATGTCGATCGTGGCCGGAACGAACGATCTGCGGAACGACAGCTCGAAGGGAACGCGCTACTTCCTCGAATCGTACATGATCCACCCGGACTACATCGAGCTGAACCGGAGCGACATCGGCGTGATGCGCACCAAGCAGCAGATCACGTTTGATCAGAATGTCCAACCGATCCGCTACTCGTCGGACTTTGTTGGAGGGGGTGTGACGTGTCTGTTGACCGGCTGGGGCTACACGATGCCCATCCGGATTGGGCAGACTCCGAAGGATCTCCAGGAAGCTGAACTGACCACGATCACGAACGATCAGTGCCGAGAGCGGGGCATGCCGGTCAACCCGACCGAAATCTGTACCTTCACCCGTGTCGGACAGGGTGCGTGCGGT GGTGACTCTGGAGGTCCGCTGGTATGCAACAACCAGCTGTCCGGTGTGGTTTCGTACGGCACGCGTTACTGCGGCATCGGTGTGCCGGATGTATACACGCGCGTCTCTGAGTTCGACACTTGGATCCAGGAAAACACGCAGGTCGATTCAACCCAATCGGACACACCTCCGGCCGAAGGATCGTAA